One window of the Deltaproteobacteria bacterium genome contains the following:
- a CDS encoding YbaK/EbsC family protein has protein sequence MNSSDLQQFIDRHNVNAAIIRLESHTPTVGDAARALGVATDQIIKSLVFHVNGSPLLVINNGLARVDRRKLAAYLGVGRKKVKFAAPDQALDISGYIVGSMPPFGHKEKMRTLVDTAVTGLTTLYGGGGDINAMMRMTPDELTAVTQAEIADLSE, from the coding sequence ATGAACAGCAGTGATCTCCAGCAGTTTATCGACCGTCACAATGTAAACGCCGCCATTATCAGGCTGGAATCCCACACCCCCACGGTCGGCGACGCCGCCCGCGCCCTCGGCGTGGCAACCGACCAGATCATCAAGTCGCTGGTTTTCCACGTGAACGGCAGCCCCCTGCTGGTGATCAACAACGGGCTGGCGCGCGTGGACCGCAGGAAACTGGCGGCCTACCTGGGCGTGGGCCGCAAAAAGGTCAAGTTCGCCGCCCCGGATCAGGCCCTCGACATCAGCGGGTACATCGTCGGCAGCATGCCCCCCTTCGGTCACAAGGAAAAAATGCGCACCCTCGTCGACACGGCCGTAACCGGCCTCACGACGCTGTACGGGGGCGGCGGCGACATCAACGCCATGATGCGCATGACGCCGGATGAGCTCACCGCGGTTACCCAGGCAGAGATTGCCGATCTATCAGAATAA
- a CDS encoding cupin domain-containing protein, producing the protein MEVANFKDKEDVSIEKFPFKGRPRDVIGTSIRWLSKCGDDGTGYPEYGLRYFTIQPGGEIPVHNHFYHQTMYILGGRCECYRYDMETEEKLETCLTGPGDFIYIPSMEPHGMKNVGEEPVTFLCCIANVYAKEEVV; encoded by the coding sequence ATGGAAGTGGCCAATTTCAAGGACAAGGAAGACGTGAGCATCGAAAAATTTCCCTTCAAGGGGCGGCCGCGGGACGTGATCGGCACCAGCATCCGCTGGCTGTCCAAATGCGGCGACGACGGCACCGGGTACCCGGAGTACGGTCTGCGCTACTTTACCATTCAGCCCGGCGGTGAGATTCCCGTGCACAACCATTTCTACCACCAGACCATGTACATTCTGGGCGGCCGCTGCGAGTGCTACCGGTACGACATGGAGACGGAAGAGAAGCTCGAGACCTGCCTCACCGGTCCCGGCGATTTCATCTACATTCCCAGCATGGAACCCCACGGGATGAAGAATGTCGGGGAGGAACCGGTCACCTTTCTGTGCTGCATCGCCAACGTGTATGCGAAAGAAGAGGTCGTGTGA